One Epinephelus fuscoguttatus linkage group LG10, E.fuscoguttatus.final_Chr_v1 genomic window carries:
- the LOC125895673 gene encoding uncharacterized protein LOC125895673 isoform X2, which translates to MLWFIGPSQGCSQPPADFGFCQPLWQVAGKKANFQPSPSASLARCLMMTCFSSSDPAAVNATLLFDLDNDDENLWTRSSHGGPLPLCSSPSSPPDFPCWVCLEQKVYAVCRNLTDGVKMMMEAGGVSVDLLKSDCPKPSSDGDGGASESQLLAIIIPILLLIIIFIGVLLYIFRKKSCWNPSEPNRVVVVRER; encoded by the exons ATGTTGTGGTTTATAGGTCCATCGCAGGgttgcagccagccaccagcaGATTTTGGATTCTGTCAGCCACTGTGGCAGGTGGCGGGAAAAAAAGCTAATTTCCAACCCAGCCCATCGGCAAGTTTGGCGCGGTGCCTCATG ATGACCTGCTTCAGTTCATCTGATCCAGCTGCAGTGAACGCCACCTTGCTGTTTGACCTTGACAATGACGATGAAAATCTCTGGACTAGAAGCAGCCATGGGGGCCCACTCCCTCTCTGTTCTTCCCCCTCCAGCCCTCCTGACTTCCCTTGTTGGGTCTGTCTTGAGCAGAAGGTCTACGCTGTGTGCCGTAACCTGACAGACGGTGTGAAAATGATGATGGAGGCAGGAGGAGTCTCGGTGGACCTCTTGAAGAGCG ACTGCCCCAAACCTTCCtctgatggtgatggtg GTGCTTCAGAGTCACAGCTTCTTGCCATCATCatccccatcctcctcctcatcatcatctttatcgGGGTGCTTCTCTACATATTTCggaaaaaaagctgctggaatcCTTCAGAGCCAAACAGGGTAGTTGTAGTCAGAG
- the LOC125895673 gene encoding uncharacterized protein LOC125895673 isoform X4: protein MLNHKMTCFSSSDPAAVNATLLFDLDNDDENLWTRSSHGGPLPLCSSPSSPPDFPCWVCLEQKVYAVCRNLTDGVKMMMEAGGVSVDLLKSDCPKPSSDGDGGASESQLLAIIIPILLLIIIFIGVLLYIFRKKSCWNPSEPNRVVVVRER, encoded by the exons ATGCTGAACCACAAG ATGACCTGCTTCAGTTCATCTGATCCAGCTGCAGTGAACGCCACCTTGCTGTTTGACCTTGACAATGACGATGAAAATCTCTGGACTAGAAGCAGCCATGGGGGCCCACTCCCTCTCTGTTCTTCCCCCTCCAGCCCTCCTGACTTCCCTTGTTGGGTCTGTCTTGAGCAGAAGGTCTACGCTGTGTGCCGTAACCTGACAGACGGTGTGAAAATGATGATGGAGGCAGGAGGAGTCTCGGTGGACCTCTTGAAGAGCG ACTGCCCCAAACCTTCCtctgatggtgatggtg GTGCTTCAGAGTCACAGCTTCTTGCCATCATCatccccatcctcctcctcatcatcatctttatcgGGGTGCTTCTCTACATATTTCggaaaaaaagctgctggaatcCTTCAGAGCCAAACAGGGTAGTTGTAGTCAGAG